The Hymenobacter baengnokdamensis genome includes a region encoding these proteins:
- a CDS encoding S8 family serine peptidase, translating into MRIVALLSIGIGLLAGLAQGRARPVAPGSPAATRYWVRFSNKDGVPFDPACYFSAAAQARRQRQGLPAAEFTDRPVRPDYVAAVRARVDTLTVVSRWFNAVACRATPAQAAALRRLPGVAAVVAWPVSGRLRPARLGREKIINSLYNKKSLYAAQSAISPADYQLARQQTAALGRVDLKRAGLLGQGVRIAVLDVGFRGTDRHPAFRALRHERRIAATYDFLKNQPDVFRGGAHGTEVLGCLAGRLPAPDSLHPGPALGLAPAAIYLLARTESLASERFTEEEAWLRAVEWADQQGADIISSSLAYTEQRYFPEQMDGRHSLIGRAATLAARKGILVVSAAGNDGDDDWVRIGTPADADSVLGVGGLDPATGLHLAFSSVGPSADSRLKPDVSAFGIVLTASAAGGFERVEGTSFSAPLVAGLAACAQQASGGRLTAMQLFRQVREAGELFPYYDYAHGYGRPEASRLLARLNGPLPAVAPTFDFVVHDSLVAVVLRPAATVPAARPLPLVAEADELTPGTTDWLSPPAPARPAGSPTPTAPNVAPVGKEQPAPADTAPALAAYPAYPPHLYWHLANARGVLHRYEVRATTQRLVVQVPRRLTRGGNVLRVYYQGYTGEYHE; encoded by the coding sequence ATGCGCATAGTTGCACTTCTGAGTATCGGTATTGGACTGCTGGCTGGGCTGGCGCAGGGCCGGGCGCGGCCGGTAGCGCCGGGCAGCCCGGCGGCTACCCGGTACTGGGTCCGTTTCAGCAACAAAGACGGCGTGCCATTCGACCCGGCCTGCTACTTCAGCGCCGCCGCGCAGGCGCGGCGGCAGCGGCAGGGCCTGCCCGCCGCCGAGTTTACCGACCGCCCCGTGCGGCCCGACTACGTGGCCGCCGTGCGCGCCCGCGTCGATACGCTAACCGTCGTCAGCCGCTGGTTTAATGCCGTGGCGTGCCGCGCCACGCCCGCCCAGGCTGCCGCGCTGCGCCGGCTCCCCGGCGTGGCGGCCGTAGTAGCCTGGCCGGTAAGCGGGCGGCTGCGGCCAGCCCGGTTGGGGAGGGAAAAAATTATAAATTCACTATATAATAAAAAATCATTATATGCTGCCCAGTCGGCCATTTCGCCCGCCGACTACCAGCTGGCCCGGCAGCAAACGGCGGCCCTGGGCCGGGTCGACCTCAAGCGGGCGGGCCTGCTGGGGCAGGGGGTGCGCATTGCGGTGCTTGACGTCGGGTTTCGCGGCACGGACAGGCACCCGGCGTTCCGGGCGCTGCGGCACGAGCGGCGCATTGCGGCTACCTACGACTTCCTGAAAAACCAGCCCGACGTATTTCGGGGCGGCGCGCACGGTACCGAGGTGCTGGGCTGCCTGGCCGGCCGCTTGCCCGCCCCCGATAGCCTGCACCCCGGCCCGGCGCTGGGCCTGGCCCCGGCGGCTATCTACCTGCTGGCCCGCACTGAAAGCCTGGCCAGCGAGCGCTTTACCGAAGAAGAGGCTTGGCTCCGGGCCGTGGAGTGGGCCGACCAGCAGGGTGCGGACATCATCAGCTCCTCCTTGGCTTATACCGAGCAGCGCTACTTTCCCGAGCAGATGGATGGCCGGCACTCGCTCATTGGGCGGGCGGCCACGCTGGCGGCCCGCAAGGGAATACTGGTAGTGAGCGCCGCCGGCAACGACGGCGACGACGACTGGGTGCGCATCGGCACGCCCGCCGATGCCGACTCGGTACTGGGCGTGGGGGGGCTCGACCCGGCCACGGGCCTGCACCTGGCCTTCAGCTCGGTGGGCCCCAGCGCCGACAGCCGCCTCAAGCCCGACGTGTCAGCGTTTGGGATTGTGCTCACGGCCAGTGCGGCGGGTGGCTTCGAGCGCGTCGAGGGCACGTCTTTTTCGGCGCCGCTGGTGGCAGGGCTGGCAGCCTGCGCCCAGCAGGCCAGCGGCGGCAGGCTCACGGCTATGCAGCTGTTTCGGCAGGTGCGCGAGGCCGGCGAATTATTTCCGTATTATGACTATGCCCACGGCTACGGCCGGCCCGAAGCCAGCCGCCTGCTGGCCCGGCTCAACGGTCCGCTGCCGGCGGTAGCGCCCACCTTCGACTTCGTGGTGCACGATTCGCTGGTAGCGGTGGTGCTGCGGCCCGCCGCCACCGTGCCCGCCGCCCGCCCACTGCCCCTGGTAGCCGAAGCCGACGAGCTGACCCCTGGCACTACCGACTGGCTAAGCCCGCCCGCCCCGGCCCGGCCCGCCGGCTCGCCCACCCCCACGGCTCCGAATGTGGCGCCGGTCGGCAAAGAGCAGCCCGCGCCGGCCGATACCGCGCCCGCGCTGGCCGCTTACCCAGCCTACCCACCCCACCTCTACTGGCACCTGGCCAATGCCCGGGGCGTGCTGCACCGCTACGAAGTACGCGCTACCACTCAGCGCCTGGTAGTGCAGGTGCCGCGCCGCCTCACGCGCGGCGGCAATGTGCTCCGGGTTTATTACCAGGGCTATACTGGCGAATATCATGAATAA
- a CDS encoding OmpA family protein, translated as MHFFTKQAGPVASVLLAAALLALPGCNKKEIAALQQQNAELTKSRDQLQLEKSALQQAKDRTEASLNSSLLNKSSQVNQLNQTLGITEQDLAGKNARVAELQRVLDEKEAATNALRKKVSDALLGFNSNDLQVNVKNGKVYVSLSEQLLFKSGSTRVDPAGQDALIKLANALTGNKDVNILVEGHTDNVPIKGVVNGAKDNWDLSVLRATEITRLLTAAGIDPTQITPSGRGQYLPVAANDTPQNKAINRRTDIILTPKLDELFSILDTQ; from the coding sequence ATGCATTTTTTCACGAAGCAGGCCGGGCCGGTGGCTTCGGTGCTGCTGGCCGCCGCCCTGCTGGCGCTGCCCGGCTGCAATAAAAAAGAAATCGCCGCCCTTCAGCAGCAAAACGCCGAGCTGACGAAGTCGCGCGACCAGCTTCAGCTGGAAAAAAGCGCGCTGCAGCAGGCTAAGGACCGCACCGAGGCCAGCCTCAACAGCAGCCTGCTGAATAAAAGCAGCCAGGTAAACCAGCTTAACCAGACGCTCGGGATTACGGAGCAGGACCTGGCCGGCAAAAATGCCCGCGTAGCGGAGCTGCAGCGGGTACTTGACGAAAAGGAGGCCGCCACCAACGCCCTGCGCAAAAAGGTGTCGGACGCGCTGCTGGGCTTTAACTCCAACGACTTGCAGGTGAACGTGAAGAACGGCAAGGTGTACGTGTCGCTTTCCGAGCAGCTGCTGTTTAAATCGGGCTCGACCCGCGTGGACCCGGCCGGGCAGGACGCCCTTATTAAGCTGGCTAATGCCCTCACGGGCAACAAGGACGTGAATATTCTGGTTGAAGGCCACACCGATAATGTGCCCATTAAAGGCGTGGTAAACGGCGCCAAGGACAACTGGGACCTGAGCGTGCTGCGGGCCACCGAAATCACGCGCCTGCTCACGGCTGCCGGCATCGACCCCACGCAGATAACACCTTCGGGCCGGGGCCAGTATCTGCCCGTAGCGGCCAACGACACGCCTCAGAATAAAGCCATTAACCGCCGCACCGATATTATCCTGACGCCGAAGCTCGACGAGCTGTTCTCCATTCTTGACACCCAGTAG
- a CDS encoding M20/M25/M40 family metallo-hydrolase, producing MRALSSLLFVGLLAGSVAPASAQTAAKTDSLAIRKIYDEALLRGQSYDNLRYLCQKIGGRLAGSPQAALAVEWGKLTMEKAGCFDKVYLQECLVPHWVRGAKEKGQIIGNKGKSISVAVCALGNSVSTPNNKPLRAGVVEVKSLAELKALPDAAVKGKFIFFNRPFDDALIEPGAAYGAAGDQRRSGPAEAGRRGAVGALVRSLTAAHDNYPHTGTTSYGDTPTKVPGAALSTVAADQLSQLLAADPGLQFELEMSCQMLPDEKSYNVIGEVRGSTYPEQVITVGGHLDSWDLAQGAHDDGTGVVQSMEALRLLKAAGLRPERTVRAVLFMNEENGTRGGEKYADQARQNHETHLAAIESDGGGFTPRGFTVEATPAVFRKVAAWKPLLRPYLADELLPGHSGTDIEPLSEKVHPTALFGYKCDSQRYFDLHHTANDTFEQVNKRELELGGAAMATLIYLLGKYGL from the coding sequence ATGCGCGCTCTTTCCTCTCTGCTTTTTGTCGGCCTGCTGGCCGGCAGCGTGGCCCCTGCTTCGGCCCAAACCGCCGCTAAAACCGACTCACTTGCTATTCGCAAAATCTACGACGAGGCCCTGCTACGCGGCCAGAGCTACGACAACCTGCGCTACCTGTGCCAGAAAATAGGCGGGCGCCTTGCCGGGTCGCCGCAGGCCGCCCTGGCTGTGGAGTGGGGCAAGCTGACGATGGAAAAAGCCGGCTGCTTCGATAAAGTGTACTTGCAGGAATGCCTGGTGCCGCACTGGGTGCGCGGGGCTAAAGAAAAGGGCCAGATTATCGGCAATAAAGGCAAGAGCATCAGCGTGGCCGTATGCGCGCTGGGTAATTCGGTGTCTACCCCTAATAACAAGCCCCTGCGGGCCGGGGTAGTGGAGGTGAAGAGCCTGGCCGAGTTGAAAGCCCTGCCCGATGCGGCGGTGAAGGGTAAATTCATCTTCTTCAACCGGCCCTTCGACGATGCGCTCATTGAGCCGGGCGCGGCCTACGGCGCGGCCGGCGACCAGCGGCGCAGCGGTCCGGCCGAGGCGGGCCGGCGCGGCGCGGTGGGTGCGCTCGTGCGCTCGCTCACCGCCGCCCACGATAACTATCCGCACACGGGCACTACCAGCTACGGCGATACGCCCACCAAAGTGCCCGGCGCGGCCCTCAGCACGGTGGCCGCCGACCAGCTCAGCCAGCTGCTGGCCGCCGACCCTGGCTTACAGTTTGAGCTGGAAATGAGCTGCCAGATGCTGCCCGACGAAAAAAGCTACAACGTGATAGGGGAAGTGCGCGGCTCGACATACCCCGAGCAGGTAATTACCGTGGGCGGCCACCTCGACTCCTGGGACCTCGCCCAGGGGGCTCACGATGACGGCACCGGCGTGGTGCAAAGCATGGAGGCTCTGCGGCTGCTCAAAGCCGCCGGCCTGCGCCCCGAGCGCACCGTGCGGGCGGTCCTTTTCATGAATGAGGAGAACGGCACCCGCGGCGGTGAGAAGTACGCCGACCAGGCCCGGCAAAACCACGAAACCCACCTGGCGGCCATTGAGAGCGATGGCGGAGGCTTCACCCCCCGCGGCTTCACCGTGGAAGCCACGCCGGCGGTATTTCGCAAAGTAGCCGCCTGGAAGCCGCTGCTGCGGCCCTACCTGGCCGATGAGCTGCTGCCCGGCCATTCGGGCACCGATATCGAGCCGCTGAGCGAGAAAGTGCATCCGACCGCGCTCTTTGGCTACAAGTGCGACTCGCAGCGCTATTTCGACCTGCACCACACGGCCAACGACACCTTTGAGCAGGTAAACAAGCGCGAGCTGGAGCTGGGCGGAGCAGCCATGGCCACCCTGATTTATCTGCTGGGTAAGTACGGGTTGTAG
- a CDS encoding histidine phosphatase family protein → MKTGLRQLLFSVVLVLATCASVAARPPVTTIYLVRHAEKDLTPGLADPPLTAAGEARAQLLARRLEGRHPAALFTTDTRRTRATLAPLARATGLTPEVYTAKDPAALATRLGQQYAGKTVVVVGHSNTLLPLLAALGATTPLAEIREEEYNYLFKVTRRPGQPARLVVSRYGAAPPAGGAGGGGMR, encoded by the coding sequence ATGAAAACCGGCCTGCGGCAGCTGCTTTTTAGTGTAGTCTTGGTACTGGCCACCTGTGCCAGCGTGGCGGCCCGGCCGCCCGTTACCACCATCTACCTCGTGCGCCACGCCGAAAAGGACCTCACGCCGGGCCTCGCCGACCCACCGCTAACCGCCGCCGGTGAGGCGCGGGCGCAGCTGCTGGCCCGGCGCCTGGAAGGCCGCCACCCGGCCGCCCTCTTCACCACCGACACCCGCCGCACCCGCGCCACGCTGGCCCCGCTAGCGCGGGCCACGGGCCTTACACCCGAAGTGTACACTGCCAAAGACCCGGCGGCGCTGGCCACCCGCCTCGGGCAGCAGTACGCGGGCAAAACCGTGGTGGTGGTAGGCCACTCCAATACCCTGCTGCCGCTGCTGGCCGCGCTGGGCGCTACTACGCCGCTCGCCGAGATTAGGGAGGAGGAGTATAACTACCTTTTTAAAGTGACGCGGCGGCCGGGGCAGCCGGCCAGGCTGGTGGTAAGTCGCTACGGAGCCGCCCCGCCGGCGGGCGGGGCAGGAGGAGGCGGTATGCGGTAG
- a CDS encoding response regulator transcription factor: MHVLLVEDEKSLHQEVRQFLTQAQYLVDSAYTYAEASEKLFVNSYDFVLLDLGLPGGDGLDLLRDARQSEKQEASFIILTARGALDDRIKGLDLGADDYLPKPFSLLELTSRMQAITRRKFGLKRPEIVFGDGFVLDVTARTVRYGSTPEVPGPEVPLTKKEFDLLHYLLLHRGRVLTRLQLGEHLWGNVLEDDSDSNYIDVHIKNVRKKLAQFGSADFIETVRGIGYRAV; encoded by the coding sequence ATGCACGTTTTGCTCGTTGAAGACGAAAAAAGCCTCCACCAGGAGGTACGCCAGTTTCTGACCCAGGCCCAGTACCTGGTCGATTCGGCCTACACCTACGCAGAGGCCTCGGAGAAGCTGTTTGTAAACTCCTACGACTTTGTGCTCCTCGACCTGGGCCTGCCCGGCGGCGACGGCCTCGATTTGCTGCGCGATGCCCGCCAGAGCGAGAAACAGGAGGCTTCGTTTATTATCCTGACCGCGCGCGGCGCGCTCGACGACCGCATCAAGGGCCTCGACCTGGGGGCCGATGACTACCTACCCAAGCCGTTTTCGCTGCTTGAGCTCACGAGCCGGATGCAGGCCATCACGCGCCGCAAGTTTGGGTTGAAGCGGCCCGAAATCGTTTTTGGCGATGGCTTTGTGCTCGACGTAACGGCCCGCACCGTGCGCTACGGCAGCACGCCCGAAGTGCCCGGCCCCGAGGTGCCGCTCACCAAGAAAGAGTTTGATTTACTGCACTATCTGCTGCTGCACCGGGGCCGCGTGCTCACGCGCCTACAGCTCGGCGAGCACCTGTGGGGCAATGTGCTGGAAGACGACTCGGACTCGAACTACATCGACGTGCACATCAAGAACGTGCGCAAAAAGCTGGCCCAGTTCGGCTCGGCCGACTTTATCGAAACCGTGCGCGGCATCGGCTACCGGGCGGTGTAA
- a CDS encoding sensor histidine kinase — protein sequence MRLETKLGLFNGLSKLLLVLLGAMLIPPIVQRVAVAHTDQRLRDKRKELLHLISRDGLAVFLRAERDESYADYNILKQEYITLTPLPPAPAGTILAPTEHIFEEPRQVDKQVEDFRILSYVAPLQVPGNAASSVAPRRYRLEIGSSLATVELLTTTLRRLALWVLVAGALITVFTDAAFAHYLLGPLRELISRKLRGIRQPGEFSFQRLDTDTTDFRRLDDSLSALMRQLQTSFEKEREFMSNVSHELLTPTSILQSRFENMLQDPTLPEAHGRQIVESQRTLYRLRNTVRTLLLIANIENEQYLRDASVSLTQTVHDVAEELDDRRQQREIALHIDLSPDHTVPRANATLLHTLLRNLLSNAIKYNHENGRIRVLGRPTAAGGYQLRVEDEGPGIAAENLPLLFDRFRRFHATGPQAPEGYGLGLPIAQTIAAFHHATLRAESEVGKGTVFILEFAPAA from the coding sequence ATGCGACTCGAAACTAAGCTCGGCCTCTTCAACGGCCTCTCGAAGCTGCTGCTGGTGTTGCTGGGAGCCATGCTTATTCCGCCCATTGTGCAGCGGGTGGCGGTGGCCCACACCGACCAGCGCCTGCGCGACAAGCGCAAGGAGCTGCTGCACCTCATCAGCCGCGATGGACTGGCCGTTTTTTTGCGGGCCGAGCGCGACGAGTCATACGCCGATTATAATATATTAAAACAGGAATACATTACCCTGACGCCGCTGCCGCCCGCCCCGGCCGGCACGATACTCGCGCCAACCGAGCATATTTTTGAGGAGCCCCGGCAGGTTGACAAGCAGGTCGAGGACTTCCGGATTCTGAGCTACGTTGCGCCCCTGCAAGTACCCGGCAACGCGGCCAGCAGCGTCGCGCCCCGGCGTTACCGCCTCGAAATCGGCTCGTCGCTGGCCACCGTCGAGCTGCTCACGACCACGCTGCGGCGGCTGGCCCTGTGGGTGCTGGTGGCCGGCGCGCTCATCACGGTATTTACCGATGCGGCCTTTGCGCACTACCTGCTGGGGCCGCTGCGCGAGCTGATTTCGCGCAAGCTGCGCGGCATCCGGCAGCCGGGCGAATTCTCGTTTCAGCGCCTTGATACCGATACAACCGACTTCCGGCGGCTCGACGACTCGCTTTCGGCCCTGATGCGGCAGCTGCAAACCTCGTTTGAGAAAGAGCGCGAGTTTATGAGCAACGTGAGCCACGAGCTGCTCACGCCCACCAGCATCTTGCAGTCGCGCTTCGAAAACATGCTCCAGGACCCTACCCTGCCCGAAGCTCACGGCCGCCAGATAGTAGAGTCGCAGCGCACGCTCTACCGCCTGCGCAATACGGTGCGCACGCTGCTGCTGATTGCAAATATAGAGAATGAACAATATTTGCGCGATGCCAGCGTGAGCTTAACCCAAACCGTGCACGACGTAGCCGAGGAGCTCGACGACCGCCGCCAGCAGCGCGAGATAGCGCTGCACATCGACCTCTCGCCCGACCACACAGTGCCCCGTGCCAACGCTACGCTGCTGCATACGCTGCTGCGCAACCTGCTCAGCAACGCCATCAAGTACAACCACGAAAACGGCCGGATTCGGGTGCTGGGCCGCCCCACTGCGGCCGGTGGCTACCAGCTGCGCGTCGAAGACGAAGGCCCCGGCATCGCGGCCGAAAACCTGCCGCTGCTCTTCGACCGTTTCCGGCGCTTTCACGCCACCGGCCCGCAGGCCCCCGAGGGCTACGGCCTGGGCTTGCCGATTGCGCAAACCATCGCCGCCTTTCACCACGCCACGCTCCGGGCCGAGTCGGAAGTGGGTAAGGGCACGGTATTCATCCTGGAGTTTGCGCCTGCTGCTTAA
- a CDS encoding AAA family ATPase: protein MPFSLGLVVGKFWPPHRGHQLLLETAAAQVAELLVLVYANPDDPAHPAPERAAWLRELYRGDDYAQGPRIGATPLRIIALTAGTDGVPPDTADDHTHRAFIGQWLARHGYRIEVVFSSEAYGPGFAGHLGAAHVLVDITRQRVPVSGTRLRAALADNTLVADNSLSLLHPFIAAQYGAVPPAALPRLVLLGAESSGKTTLASALAEALGTVWVPEYGRLLHEQKNGELVYEDLLYIGRRQLELEDEATPRAHDWLVCDTNAATTALYSYYYFHRCDPALQALARVCGRRYARTFVCMPTVPFEQDGWRGPEALRQFQHGAILMQLEMLGIPYTLLDGSLEERVAQVRAALG from the coding sequence ATGCCTTTCTCCCTTGGCCTCGTCGTAGGCAAGTTCTGGCCCCCGCACCGGGGCCATCAGCTGCTGCTCGAAACAGCCGCTGCCCAGGTAGCCGAGCTGCTCGTGCTCGTGTATGCCAACCCCGACGACCCGGCGCACCCCGCCCCCGAGCGGGCGGCCTGGCTGCGCGAGCTGTATCGCGGCGACGACTACGCCCAGGGGCCGCGCATTGGCGCCACGCCGCTCCGTATTATAGCCCTCACGGCGGGCACCGACGGCGTGCCGCCCGATACTGCCGACGATCACACCCACCGCGCTTTTATCGGGCAGTGGCTGGCTCGCCACGGCTACCGCATCGAGGTAGTGTTCAGCAGCGAAGCCTATGGGCCCGGCTTTGCCGGGCACCTGGGGGCGGCGCATGTGTTGGTCGATATCACCCGGCAGCGGGTACCCGTTAGCGGTACCCGGCTTCGCGCCGCATTGGCTGATAATACCCTCGTGGCTGACAACTCTTTGTCCCTGCTGCACCCCTTTATCGCGGCGCAGTACGGCGCGGTGCCGCCCGCCGCCCTGCCCCGGCTGGTGCTGCTCGGGGCCGAGAGCAGCGGCAAAACCACCCTGGCCTCCGCACTGGCCGAAGCGCTCGGTACCGTGTGGGTGCCCGAATATGGCCGCCTGCTGCACGAGCAAAAAAACGGTGAGCTGGTCTACGAAGACCTGCTCTACATCGGCCGCCGCCAGCTGGAGCTGGAAGATGAAGCCACCCCCCGCGCGCACGACTGGCTCGTTTGCGATACCAACGCGGCTACCACAGCGCTTTATTCCTACTACTATTTTCATCGCTGCGACCCCGCCTTGCAGGCGCTGGCACGGGTGTGCGGCCGGCGCTATGCCCGCACCTTCGTGTGTATGCCCACCGTCCCCTTCGAGCAGGATGGCTGGCGCGGCCCCGAAGCGCTGCGCCAGTTTCAGCACGGCGCTATTCTGATGCAGCTGGAGATGCTGGGCATCCCGTATACTTTGCTCGATGGCAGCTTGGAGGAACGGGTAGCGCAAGTGCGGGCGGCGCTAGGGTAA
- a CDS encoding transposase — protein MEPYLRNSGLGRPPLHHKRELLHAIFYQLRAGGAMALLPHDLPLWRTVYKQFEAWREDGTWDRLLAGLRRQVRQLTREPEPTAGAIDSQSIRIGSQRGAATATRPVSK, from the coding sequence ATGGAGCCTTACCTGCGCAACAGTGGCCTGGGTCGGCCGCCGTTGCACCATAAACGGGAGTTGCTCCACGCTATTTTTTACCAATTGCGCGCCGGCGGGGCCATGGCCCTGCTGCCACATGATTTGCCGCTGTGGCGCACGGTCTATAAGCAGTTCGAAGCCTGGCGCGAGGACGGTACCTGGGACCGCTTACTCGCGGGCCTGCGGCGGCAAGTGCGCCAACTCACCCGCGAGCCGGAACCGACAGCCGGGGCCATCGACTCGCAGTCGATACGCATAGGCAGTCAAAGGGGGGCTGCCACGGCTACGAGGCCGGTAAGCAAGTAG
- a CDS encoding beta strand repeat-containing protein, with translation MKNPYTVLGQAAHTRRLAFRASCLLLTLWLALPSRTASAQAPAWAGAIGVISQSGLLSEARAVATDARGNVFVTGRFVGQVAFGSTLLTSQGGADLFVAKYVPATSTWAWAQSGGGVLADVGYGIAVSGTSVYVTGYISNNATNGAGVLFGASGSTPGTVQVNGASPAPNPDLLVAKYTDNGNNATLNWTQVGGGTGADTGYGIAVSGANVYVTGSINNTTTNANSVLFGSAGITPGAAVQLGASNTASSDLVVAKYTDNGSSAALSWTQVGGGTADDFGYGIAVSGANVYVTGSIRNTTANANSVLFGGAGTTPGTVQVNGANGRATDDVFVAKYTDNGSSAGLGWTQVGGGTGSDGGFGIAASGTNVYVTGTINNSATNANSVLFGGSGTTPGTVQVNGASSAALDYDLLVAKYTDNGNSAALGWTQVGGGTANDFGYGIAVSGTSVYVTGSITNTTTNANGVLFGGSGTTPGTVTVNGATATGRTTQDLVLARYTDNGSSAALNWAQVGGGTADDVGYGTAVSGQNVVTVGNVVPSATFGSYTIPVTSNGSTLVLARVVDTSLSPLAVRGLARGAGSVQLYPNPAAGGVATLTGAAPGTVVTVLDALGRLVTSVPADASGAAALVLPAGVPAGVYVVRAGNKALRLAVE, from the coding sequence ATGAAAAATCCTTACACTGTCCTTGGGCAAGCCGCCCATACGCGCCGCCTGGCTTTTCGCGCTTCTTGTCTGTTGCTGACTCTGTGGCTAGCGCTGCCGTCCCGCACAGCCTCGGCCCAGGCCCCCGCCTGGGCCGGGGCCATCGGCGTCATCAGCCAAAGCGGACTCCTCAGCGAGGCCCGCGCCGTGGCCACCGATGCCCGCGGCAACGTTTTCGTGACGGGCCGCTTTGTCGGGCAGGTCGCCTTTGGCAGTACGTTGCTTACTAGTCAGGGGGGCGCGGACCTGTTCGTGGCCAAGTACGTGCCCGCCACCAGTACCTGGGCGTGGGCTCAAAGCGGGGGCGGCGTCCTGGCCGACGTGGGCTACGGCATCGCCGTGAGCGGCACCAGCGTGTACGTGACGGGCTACATCTCCAATAATGCTACTAACGGCGCCGGGGTCCTGTTTGGCGCCTCGGGCAGCACGCCCGGTACCGTGCAGGTGAACGGAGCCAGCCCTGCGCCTAATCCCGACCTACTGGTGGCCAAGTACACCGACAACGGCAACAATGCCACGCTGAATTGGACTCAGGTGGGCGGCGGCACCGGCGCCGACACCGGCTACGGCATCGCCGTGAGCGGGGCCAACGTGTACGTGACGGGCAGCATCAACAATACCACGACCAACGCCAACAGTGTGCTGTTTGGAAGCGCAGGCATCACGCCCGGCGCGGCCGTTCAGTTGGGAGCCAGCAATACGGCCAGCTCCGACTTAGTAGTGGCTAAATACACCGACAACGGCAGCAGTGCCGCGCTGAGTTGGACCCAGGTAGGCGGCGGCACCGCGGACGACTTTGGTTATGGCATCGCCGTGAGCGGGGCCAACGTGTACGTGACGGGCAGCATCAGGAATACCACTGCCAACGCTAATAGTGTATTGTTCGGGGGCGCAGGCACCACGCCCGGCACCGTGCAGGTGAACGGGGCAAACGGCAGGGCTACGGACGATGTTTTTGTGGCCAAGTATACCGACAATGGCAGCAGTGCCGGGCTGGGCTGGACCCAGGTGGGCGGCGGCACGGGCTCCGACGGGGGCTTCGGCATCGCCGCGAGCGGCACCAACGTGTACGTGACGGGTACCATTAACAACTCCGCCACCAACGCCAATAGTGTGTTGTTCGGCGGCTCGGGCACCACGCCCGGCACCGTGCAGGTGAACGGAGCCAGCAGCGCCGCACTTGACTACGACCTACTGGTGGCCAAATACACTGATAACGGAAACAGCGCCGCACTGGGCTGGACCCAGGTGGGCGGCGGCACCGCTAACGACTTTGGCTACGGCATCGCCGTGAGCGGCACTAGCGTGTACGTGACGGGTAGCATCACAAACACCACCACCAACGCCAACGGTGTATTGTTCGGCGGCTCAGGCACCACGCCCGGCACTGTGACGGTGAACGGGGCCACCGCCACCGGCAGAACGACCCAGGACTTGGTATTGGCCAGGTATACCGACAATGGCAGCAGTGCCGCGCTAAATTGGGCCCAGGTGGGCGGCGGCACCGCTGACGACGTGGGCTACGGCACCGCCGTGAGCGGGCAGAATGTGGTGACCGTGGGCAACGTGGTCCCCAGCGCGACCTTCGGCAGTTACACTATCCCCGTCACGTCTAACGGCAGCACGCTAGTGCTGGCCCGCGTGGTAGACACCAGCCTCTCGCCGCTAGCCGTGCGTGGCCTGGCACGGGGCGCGGGTTCTGTGCAGCTCTATCCTAACCCGGCGGCCGGCGGCGTAGCCACGCTTACGGGCGCAGCGCCCGGCACCGTCGTGACCGTGCTGGACGCGTTGGGCCGCTTGGTCACGTCAGTCCCGGCCGATGCCTCGGGTGCAGCCGCGCTGGTGCTGCCGGCGGGGGTGCCAGCGGGCGTGTACGTGGTGCGCGCTGGCAACAAAGCCCTGCGTCTAGCAGTGGAGTAA